A stretch of DNA from Halobacillus litoralis:
TATGGGAAATCAAGGACGTTTATGGAACGTTGATAGTGGCTGGTTTTGATTTCTGGAATGTCTCTGCTCCATTGTGAAGAAGACAGGTTTCCTGTTTTATTTTTTATAAAAGAATTATCGCTTTCTGCAAACGGGACAACTGCGTAGGTACTCTCCTCCCCCTCATCCAATCCAAGCAGATGATTGATCGGACGGTCGAGGAATTGAAAATGGATCTTTATTGAAAACCGGGCACGTGAACTTAATTCCTGCCATTGACCGAGGAGCGCTCCTGCATCAAGGCCTTGCAGACGATAGGCGAAGTGGTTGTATTTGAAAAAGTTTTTCCAAAACATCGTCGTCACGAATAGAATTCCCTGCGCTTTAGATACATCGCAGCGACCGCCAAGTGCTTCAGTCAGAAAAGAATCGACATTCCCCTCTCGAATCAAATGCAGACGGTGGTGAGCAGCATCATAATGGTAGATGCCGTATGGAACGTCCTCCATTTTTAAATAGATATACACTTCACTCGGATACAAGCCACCACCTGAAGGGACAAAGCGGCGGAACGCTTGGATGGTTTCGACACCGGCCCCGTTTGTCAGCGGCATTATGGTTTCACTGTATCCTGTCTGTCCGTAAGCATACCAGAGTAAATGACTGAGCCTCTTGAGTCCAGTCGTTGTATCCAAGGACGATTCGTTTAACGAAGACGGAAGATCACCGTCGAGCGGAAACTCCTTTAGATGCTGATAAAGTTTAAAAGGAAGCGGAGCGTCATCCCAAGCGGGTTTCCAATCCGAAGGAATGACCTGCTCCGATTGAAATTGCAATTGATGTAGGAACCGGTCAAGATCCATCACACGCCTCCTTCTGCCATTAAGGGAATGGATGCGGATAAGGGTTAAGTTCACCAGGGGTAAGGAGGTGGTCGGTATAACCGAGCTTCTTAGGAACTTCCAATACTCTGTTCAACCCCTCCAGACGTCTGAGGTGATGTCCGAAAGTCATCGGCAGCATCCCAGGGATCAACACTTTGACGCAATGCAGTCCGTTCCTTTCCAATTCACCCGCTGTCTGGTCTACAACGATGACATCCAGGTTCAATTTCTGAAAAACTTCCAGAATGTCTTTTACATCCTCTGTGAGGTCTGAATGAGCTCCTTCATAGTGAAAAGCTTCTTCAAAAGTCTGGAGAGGACCGTTCTGATTCAACAAAAACCCGAGACGTTCTTCCGCTTCCAGGAGTCCGTACACCATCCCGTGATCATCCATTTTTTTCACGAGGAAAGAATCGTGAAGCATCTTTGTATAGCTCTCTTTGTTCTTCTTGAACTCTTTGTTCAACGGTGCGATCATGCCGACACTTTCAAATACCGCACTTTTCACAGCTTTTACGGGATCCAGATGGGCGCCCGCGGCACAGATCAGATTCAACTCACCGGAGTCCGCTTTCCTTTTCTTGATGACGGTCAGGATACAAGGGATGCCGTGTTCCATCGTCGCATTATACAAATACAGATCATAGCCTGCGATCTCTTTCATACGCTCGATCATCAAAAGCAATTCTTGGTCACCGGAAGAGTACGGGTCTATACGTGGCAGCGGAAGTTCTGCATACCAGGTCAAAAGAAAAGAATCACGTTCCAGCACTTCCATCATGCCGTGGAAAATCGCCTCTTCCCTGCTTCCACCGATCGCGCATCCGTTGGAGGTTTCAAAAATATACCCGCCTCCACAACCCATGCTGTAATAGGCAAGCCTTTCCGGCACTAAGATCGGCTTTTCCTGTAATAATGAATACCCCCACACCCAGTTCATTTTTTTATCGGGATGATAAGGAGTGAAAGGAAAATCTTTTTTTGCATACTGTTCATCTGAATGAACGCCGACATCCAGAGGATTAAGCGCTGAACGGAGGTTGCTGTAACTGTTATACACACGCGTTCTTTTCCGTTTCGGATCCATCCCGCAGAACCGTTCCAGCCCTTCCAGGATGGCAGTCCTCTCACTGGCAGCATAGGAATTCGTTCTCCCGGCCGATCCTTCATTGCCGCTCATAAGCGGGAGATTCACAATCACATCCGCGAACGGGGTTTCAAAATCAATCATTTTATGATTGAGGATCCCTGTACGCGGTTCGAGGTAATCTTTGGTCAGGAATGTGCTCAAATCCTCCATTGACCTTGTGCGGTAACTGCCTTCACTTATTTTCATACTTGGCTGCAGGGGCACCTCTGCAAGGTGAGAAGAATCTTCGACAATCTTCCTGCAATACCTGCACTGGGAATCTGGCAAAAAGCGATGACGTGAGCTTTCCAATGTCCTCATGTTGATCAGGTGGACGGCTTGATCTGTCAAGACGGATTTCCCTTCAATCCAACGCTGAACCTCATTTTTTATAAAGGAAGTCATCTGCAGGATCCCGCTTACAGAAACCCATTCATCCTTTCTTGCCTGCGTATCCTCCGTAAGTTTCTGTTGAATGGTCCA
This window harbors:
- a CDS encoding SagB/ThcOx family dehydrogenase, with the translated sequence MDLDRFLHQLQFQSEQVIPSDWKPAWDDAPLPFKLYQHLKEFPLDGDLPSSLNESSLDTTTGLKRLSHLLWYAYGQTGYSETIMPLTNGAGVETIQAFRRFVPSGGGLYPSEVYIYLKMEDVPYGIYHYDAAHHRLHLIREGNVDSFLTEALGGRCDVSKAQGILFVTTMFWKNFFKYNHFAYRLQGLDAGALLGQWQELSSRARFSIKIHFQFLDRPINHLLGLDEGEESTYAVVPFAESDNSFIKNKTGNLSSSQWSRDIPEIKTSHYQRSINVLDFPYIKRINQQAMFNSPAQFGLVKPKEPDWIMNPTHSLPEIEPLVYNLADACRKRHSPELNFVNRSIPLKQLALLLKETIKPSHTDLYAEDGRSSLAIYGCFHGVEGFPDGAYRYDANSHSLTEIAQGDFRLPLQQAMKVDNVNLHQVPICLHIAGERAHYKKELGYRGYRIQQMEAGMLLQRLLLTASALGMNGHPLLGYDGDACDRIYQLEKSKETTLIQIPMGFYQPKSSLVGNLHT
- a CDS encoding TOMM precursor leader peptide-binding protein translates to MSIFITAVGEGVLLDCVVKELKTHYEVTCIPSFEKTVPDTTDLLLVLEDGWNPAISIMGEKIARDHGVDWLRGFVAFGEGVIGPFVRPGGEGCSQCADLRRVMTAGDREDLWTIQQKLTEDTQARKDEWVSVSGILQMTSFIKNEVQRWIEGKSVLTDQAVHLINMRTLESSRHRFLPDSQCRYCRKIVEDSSHLAEVPLQPSMKISEGSYRTRSMEDLSTFLTKDYLEPRTGILNHKMIDFETPFADVIVNLPLMSGNEGSAGRTNSYAASERTAILEGLERFCGMDPKRKRTRVYNSYSNLRSALNPLDVGVHSDEQYAKKDFPFTPYHPDKKMNWVWGYSLLQEKPILVPERLAYYSMGCGGGYIFETSNGCAIGGSREEAIFHGMMEVLERDSFLLTWYAELPLPRIDPYSSGDQELLLMIERMKEIAGYDLYLYNATMEHGIPCILTVIKKRKADSGELNLICAAGAHLDPVKAVKSAVFESVGMIAPLNKEFKKNKESYTKMLHDSFLVKKMDDHGMVYGLLEAEERLGFLLNQNGPLQTFEEAFHYEGAHSDLTEDVKDILEVFQKLNLDVIVVDQTAGELERNGLHCVKVLIPGMLPMTFGHHLRRLEGLNRVLEVPKKLGYTDHLLTPGELNPYPHPFP